AGGGAAAGAAATCAGAACAATCGAATTACCTGGAATCGGAACAGCAAGTGGATTTGGAGGTAAAAAAGAAGATACAACGTTGTATTATTCCTTTACAAACTACATTACACCTGGAACAATCTATGCATTCGATGTAAAAGATGGAGCTTCTAAAGTGTATGAACAACCAAAAGTGAAATTCGACTCTTCTCAATATGAATCAAAACAAGTGTTCTATACTTCAAAAGATGGAACAAAAGTACCGATGATTATCACGTATAAGAAAGGAATTGAATTGAACGGTAAAAACCCAACGATGTTATATGCGTATGGAGGATTCAATATCAGCTTAACACCGTCATTTAGCATTGCAAATGCAATCTGGTTAGAAAATGGCGGAGTATATGCAGTACCAAACTTAAGAGGAGGTGGTGAGTATGGAAAAGCTTGGCACGTAGCAGGAACAAAAATGCAAAAGCAAAATGTATTTGACGATTTCATTGCTGCTGCTCAGTATTTGATTGACAATAAATATACATCCTCTGATTTCTTAGCGATTAAAGGAGGATCAAATGGAGGTTTATTAGTTGGAGCAACGATGACACAACGTCCTGACTTAATGAAGGTAGCTTTACCAGCAGTAGGAGTATTGGATATGTTGCGTTACCATACCTTTACAGCAGGTGCTGGATGGGCGTATGATTACGGAACTGCGGAAGACAGCAAAGAAATGTTTGAGTATTTGAAAGGATATTCGCCATTACACAATGTAAAAGCAGAAGCTTATCCTGCAACAATGGTTACAACAGGTGATCATGATGACCGCGTAGTACCAGCACACAGTTTTAAATTTGCTGCTGAGTTACAAGCGAAAAACAACGGACATAATCCAATGTTAATTCGCATTGAAACAAATGCTGGACATGGAGCTGGAAAATCAATTGCTCAACAAATTCAAGAGCATGTTGACTTACAAGCATTCACATTATACAGTATGGGAGTAAAGAAGTTGAAATAAACAGACTAGAATAAATAAAAAGGCTATCTCTTTGTGGAGATAGCCTTTTTTTATGCTATAAAGCGACATCGTGTCGATGGAATTAACTTGTTTTTATTTTCGGAAAACCACCATCTACGCTGATTTCTGTTCCTACAATAAAGGAAGAATCATCTGAAGCGAGGAAAAGAACGGCTTGAGCAACCTCATGGGCCTGTCCAAAGCGCTTAATCGGAACCTGTGGAGCAAAGGAAGTCGTAAACGCTTTCACTTGCTCTTCGGATAGATTCGAACGGTCAAAGTAGTTGGTTTCTATTGGACCAGGTGAAACGGCATTTACTCGGATGTTTTTGCTGATGAGTTCCGCAGCAAAGGTCTTCGTAAAGGATTGTACTGCTGCTTTTGCAGCAGAGTAAACACTAGAATTGGCCATGCCAATTTCCGTAACAATAGACGTGTTTAGTACAATGGAACTATTCGGACGTAAAAGAGGGAGTACCTGTTGTACCGTGAATAGGGTTCCTTTTACTAACACATCAAACATCTCATTGTAATGCGCTTCATCAATGTGTTCCAATGGAGCATATTTTCCAAACCCCGCATTGACAAATACAAGATCTAAATGAGAGACCTGTTGACTAATCAAATGCTGTAATTGGAGTAAATCTGTCATAGACCCTGCATCAGAAACAATCCCAAGGGCGTTGTTACCAATTTCAGCGACTGTGCGTTCCACTGTTTCTTTCGTTCGACCTGTGAGGATAACTTGAGCTCCTTGATCACTGAATAATTGAGCTGTTGCTTTGCCTATACCACTTGTACCACCCGTAACAAGGGCAATCTTTCCTTTTAATTTCATCTTTCTGTCTTTTAAAAGACCAAAAGTAGGTGGATGATACAAGCGCTACAATCCGTTTCTTGCTATTTTGATTTTAGTATTTATAATCTTTGATCCCTGCATTAATCTCCGCATTAATATCATTTTGTGGTGGTGGAATAGGGCATGAGAATTTCGGATTATACACACAGTATGGATTATACGCTAAATTGAAATTCAAAATAATAGTTTCTCCTTCGGGAATCTCTAAATCGATATATCGACCTCCACCATAGGTGCTAACACCGGAAGTTAAATCAGTGAAAGGCAGAAATAAATGCTTTTCATATTCTTTCTGGTTGCGCAAGTTCACATCCTGAAATAAATCTAATTTTTGAGGTTTGCCATTAAAGGTAAAAGAAGCCTCACCGTATTTGACATAAATGGGTTTGCGTTC
The window above is part of the Myroides odoratus DSM 2801 genome. Proteins encoded here:
- a CDS encoding SDR family oxidoreductase, translating into MKLKGKIALVTGGTSGIGKATAQLFSDQGAQVILTGRTKETVERTVAEIGNNALGIVSDAGSMTDLLQLQHLISQQVSHLDLVFVNAGFGKYAPLEHIDEAHYNEMFDVLVKGTLFTVQQVLPLLRPNSSIVLNTSIVTEIGMANSSVYSAAKAAVQSFTKTFAAELISKNIRVNAVSPGPIETNYFDRSNLSEEQVKAFTTSFAPQVPIKRFGQAHEVAQAVLFLASDDSSFIVGTEISVDGGFPKIKTS
- a CDS encoding DUF1684 domain-containing protein: MKRLIMLGAVILLQYACTSSPQTETEKALLFQKSLNKEFGNKETSPLVPDALKKFVSLEFFPVNERFIIEAQFTRTPGEVPFEMPTTTERKPIYVKYGEASFTFNGKPQKLDLFQDVNLRNQKEYEKHLFLPFTDLTSGVSTYGGGRYIDLEIPEGETIILNFNLAYNPYCVYNPKFSCPIPPPQNDINAEINAGIKDYKY